GACCGGGGCGCCCGACAGAGTGTCCACATCGGACAGAAGCGTCGGCGCGGAAGGGGAGAGGGTGCGGGGGAGCAGGGCGGGGTCCATGGCGCCGGACAACAGTTTCAGCTGCTCGGAGTGGTAGCGGTCGACGGTGCCGATGTCGGCCCAGTAGTCCTCGATCGGGAACGCCGACACGGGGCGGCCCTGGCGGATCATCTCGGGCAGGACGTCGCGGCTGATGTCGTGCTGCCAGCCGTCCTCGCCGCGCGCGACCAAGGTGTCCAGCACCTCTTGGAGCGCGTCGATGCGGAACAGGCAGAAGGCGGTGAAGATGAGGTCGGAGGTGGGGTTCTGCGGTTTCTCCACCAAGGCGCGGACGCGCAGGTCGGAGTCGACGTCGACCATGCCGAACAGCTTCACGTACTTCAGCTCGATGCGCTGCACTCCGATGGTGCAGTGCGCGCCGGACGCGCGGTGCGCGGCGACCATGGGCGCGTAGTCGAAGAGGTAGACGTGATCAGCGTGCTGCACGAGGACATCGGAGGCGCCGGGCGCGAAGAGGTACTCGGCGTTGGACAGCAGCGCGTCGGCCGTGCCGCGCTCGGCGGGGCGCTCGGGCAGCAGGTCGAAGTCCGTGGTCCGCACGAGGGAGTCGTGCGGTCCGAAGTGGACGCGGGTCGGCGAGGAATCCCAGTGCCGCAACAGGTGGCGGACCAGGTCGGCCTCGCGGTGCAGCGACAGCAGGACCACCTCGGGCATGCCGGAGCGCACCGAGTTGATCATGCTGAAGTCCACCAGGCGGCACGAAGCCGCATAGGGGACGAGGGGCTTGCACACCCTGGCGGTCAGCGGGCCCATGCGTTCGCCGAGGCCGCCCGCGAGCAGCCCGGCACGCACACCTTCAAGACTCACCAGGTCCTCCCCTGTGCTCCCGCCGAGGGCAGCAGCCGCCGCAGCACCGCGAGCGAGTTCGTCGCCCCCTGGTCGGTCGGCAGCAGCGCGTCCTCGTGCTCCACGTAGATCACTCCGCGGTAGTCCTCATCGAGCAGCGCCGCGACGATCTCGGCCCACGGCAACGAGCCGGAACCCAAGGCGCGGAAGCGGATCGCCGGGCCGGGGCCGTAGCGCGACCACCCGGCACCGCGCGGCTCGGACGGTTCCCGCCAGATCTGGAGGTCCTTCGCGTGCACGGCGGCCAGATCGGCTCCCCAGCCGCGCACGGCGTTCACCGGGTCGTGTCCGACGGCCGCGAGGTTGGCGGGGTCGACGCAGAGCCCGACGCCCTCGGCCGCCGTGAGCAGTGCGCGAGCGCTCGCCGGGTCGTAGGCCACCTGCTTCGGATGCGGCTCAACGACAACGCGGACACCCAGCTCGGTGGCCAGCTCCAACGCGGGTTTCGCCGCGGAGCACCACGCCTCCACGTTGTCCGACCAGCTGACGTCGCTGCCCCACCAGGACAACCACCGGCCCAGATCGGGCACTCCGAGCATCAGCCGCACCAAGGGCGCGCCGAGCCCGGCCGCGAGCCGCACCGTGCCGAGCGCCGCGCGCATGCCGTACTCGCGCTTCTCCTCGGCGGTCCCCGCGAGCACCGGATCGGTGTGCGGGCCGTGCGGGCCGAGCACGAGCTGGGTGTCCCTGCTGTTGCTCACACACCCGACGCGGATGTGCGCCGAATCGAGGGCCGCGCGCAGTTCTGCGTGATGCGCGGGGTCGTCGAGCCGCTGCGGATCGACGAGCTCGAAGGTGCTGTCGGCGGGCAGATCCACCACGTCCACCCCGGCCTGACCCGCGGAGCGCAGCGCGCCGCCGAGGCCGGCGGGCGCGAACGCCGCCAAACACAGGCCGAGCCGGATCGGTCCGTGCGCCATCAGCCGTTCCCTCCCAAAGATCGCGTCCACGCCCAGCCGTCGAGCGAGCGAGGCAGCGTCGTACCGCACGAGCGCAACGAGGCCAGCACCATGGCGGTCGGATCGCTCACCAGGGTCGGCTCCTCCGCGCCGAGATCGCCGACGAGCCGAGCGCTCAGCTCCTTCGCGTACTCCGGACAGCCCTGGAACACACCCCCGGTCAGCGTCACCGACCACGAGCCCGTGAGGCCCGCGCGGTCCCGCGCGGCGCGCACCCCGTCGACCATGTCCGTCAACGCCTCGGTCACGACCTCGCCCGCGACCGCGTCTCCGTCCAGCCAACACCGGCAGACCACCGAAGACAATGCGGCAACAGTGGATTTGGGGAACGCCTCCGCGGCGAGCGAGCGCGCGAGGTCCTGCACGGAACCACCGCGCAGCTCGGCGAGCGCCGCGCTCAGCGCCGTGGCCGGGCCGCGCCCGTCCGTACCGCGGACACCTGCCCGTAGACCGGAAAGGCCGATGGCGAAAGCACTTCCCTCATCGCTGCCCAGGTACTCGCACCCGCCGACGGAGACCGGTTCACCTTCGCCGTCGCCGGCGATGAAGCCCGAGCCCGTTCCGCACACCACGGCCACACCGCGCCCGTTGAGAGGCGGCGCCACCAGCAGCGGAACGATGTCGCGGGAGATCACCACGGTCCCGGTCAGCCCCGCTTCACGGGCCAGTCCGGTCAGGCGGTCCAGCTCGCGTCCGGGCGCGTTCGCGTCCACGGTCGCCGTCGCCAGCCATCCGGTTGTCATCCGATCGCCCGATGCCAGGCAGATCGCCCGGAACAGATCCCGCAGGTCGTCATCGGCGGCCCTGGCACCGACCGACGCCGGGTTCACCGAGCCCCGCCGCCAGCGCGTCCCGTTCTCCAGCAGGGCAGTTGTGCTGCTGCCGCCCGCGTCGATCGCCCAGTGCGTCACCGAACCCCCGAGACTTGCCGATCTTCAGGCAACCACGCTACCGGAGGAGCGGGCGCGGTCCGGCCATCGTTTGCGCAGTATCGTGGAGCGAGCTGGATCACATGAGCGGGACGGAGTACTTGTGCGGCAACCGAAGTTCCGCGTGCGGGAACGAGCATCAGCGCAGAACGGAGTCCTTGGTCTGCTCGCGGTGGCCGCGAGCTGGGGCTTGTTCTGGGGAGGCTGGGCGGCGCTCATCCCGGAGATCAAGTCCGATCTCGCCCTGACCGACCAGCAGCTGGGTCTGGCGCTGTTCGCCGTCCCGGTCGCGGCGGTGCCGTCGATGGTGCTCACCGGCAGGCTCGCGCAACGGCTGGCCCAGCACACGCTTCCGGTGGTGACCGGCGTCTTCGCGCTCGGCGTGCTGCTGGTCGGCCTCTCCGGGACGCACCTGGCCTTCACCGCGTCGCTGCTGCTCGTCGGCGCGGCCAGCGGAGCCATCGAGGTCGCGCTGAACGCCACGATGGCCGCCCGCGAGGCCCGCGACGGCGAGCGGCTGTTCAACAAGGTCCACGCGGCGACCCCGCTGGCCATGGTGGTCGCGGCGCCGTGCGTCGGGCTGGCCAGGCAGCTGGGTGCGTCGGCGCTCGCGGTGCTCGTCGTGATCGCCGTGCTGGTCGGGCTGAGCGCGGTCATGGCGATCGACCCGGCCGGGTGGAGCGAGAAGTCCGGGAGCACGGCCGCGCAGGCCGCTCCACGGCAGTTCTACTCGCCGCTGCTGCTGGTCGGAGCCGTCGCCGCGACGGTGCTGCTGATGGAGAACGCGGTCGAGCAGTGGGGCGCGATCCACCTGGAGACGGAGCTGGCCGCGGGGCCGCTGCTGGCGAGCTTCGGCCCGGCGGCCTACATGGCCGGGCTGTCCGCGGGGCGGCTGCTGGCGCAGTGGCAGGGCGCGGCGCTCGGCGACCGCACGCTGGTGATCTCCGGCGGGGCGCTCGGGCTGGCGGGGCTGGTCGTCGGCGCGGCGGCGTGGAGCCCGACGACGACCTTGATCGGGTTCGCGGTCGCGGGCGTCGGGCTCGCCCCGGTGGTGCCGACGCTGATGGGCGCGGTGGGCCGGGCGGTCGCGCACGACCAGCGCTCCAAGGCGATCTCCCTGGTGACGACCATCGGTTACGCCGGTTTCCTGTCGAGCCCGCCACTTGTGGGCACACTGGCGGGGTGGCTGGGCTTGCCGGCGGTGTTGACGATCGTCGCCCTGTTCGGCCTCGTCGTCATGGCGGGCGCGGCCGCGTTGCGCCTGCTGCCGACGCCCGCGCGCGCCGCGTGAGGCGAACGGGGAGGAACTTGTGGGACGCGTTCTGATCATCGGGGCGGGCTACCTCGCGGGGCACGTGGGGCAGCGGTTACGGGCCCTGGGGCACACGGCGGTGCTCAGCTCGCGGCGGCGGCCCGCGACTCCGGAGGCGCGGGACCTGGGCTGGCTGCCGGTGGACGTGTCCGCGCCGGAGACCATCCGCGCCGCGCTCGCCGAGGCGAAGCCGGACTCGGTCGTCACCGTGCACGGGCCATCGGACATCACCTGGTGCGAGGCCAACCCCGCCGAGGCCATGGTGGCGCACCAGGGCGGCGCGCTGCACCTCGCGGAGGCGCTGGGCGGGCGGCGGGCGCTGATGATCTCCACCGACAACGTCTTCCCCGGCCGCAAGGACAGCTGCGCGGAGTCCGAGCCGACCGAGCCCGCCAACGTCTACGGCCGGGTCAAGCTCGCCGCCGAGGACACGCTGCTGGCCACCGGCAACGCCGTCGCGCTGCGGGTCAGCCTGGTCTACGGCTGGGACCGCGCCGGGCTGCGGCCGAACTTCTTCACCACCTGCGCGCAGAAACTCGGTGCGGGACAACCGGTCGCGGTGCCCGGTGACCACTGGAACAGCCCGGTGCTCGTCGACGACGTCGCCGCGTGGACGGCGGCGCTGCTGCACTCCGAGCAGACCGGCGTCGTGCACCTGGGCGGACCGCGCAGGCTGACCAGGGTGGAGTGGGCGCGGCACATCGCCACCGGCTACGGCGTGGACCCGGACCTGGTCAGCGCCGCGCCGCAGAGCAGCACCGCCTACGCGTGCCGCCCGCGCAACGCCTGCCTGCACAGCGAGCGCGCGGAGGGCATCGCCGAACTGAAGGGACTCGAACCCGTCGACGTCTTCGAGGCCAGCAGCAAACTCATCGCCATCGGGGAGGAATCGCAGTGACCCATCTTTTCCTGGCCAGCAAGCGGGCCGCCGTCACCTACGCGCCGGACCCGGAGACGGGGGAGCTGCGCCCGTGGCTGGCGCCCGGCGGCACCGGCAACGTGGTCGCTGAGCAGGCCGGGGTGCTCAACGTGTCCTGGATCGCCAGCGCCGACACCGACGACGACCGCAGGGCGGCGCAGGAGAACCCCGACGGCCTGGTGCTGAGCCTGCACTCCGGCCGTGAGATCAACGTCCGCCTGATCCAGCACGACCGCACGACCTTCGACGTGGTGCAGAACTTCCTGACCGCGGAACTGTTGTGGGCGGCCAACAACTACGGCTGGGACCGCTGGACGACGCCGACCTTCGGCGCGGAGACCTACGAGGCGATGCGCCGCTTCGGCGAGTTCACCGACGACTTCGCCGACGCCATGCTGAAGAGCTCGTCGGGCGTGGACGACCCGGTGTACCTGGTGCACGACTACCAGCTGGTCGGTGTTCCGGCGAAGCTGCGCGCGCAGCGCCCCGACGCGCCGATCCTGCTGTTCGTGCACATCCCGTGGCCGTCACCGGACTACTGGCGCATCCTGCCGAAGGAGGTGCGCGTCGGGCTGCTCGAAGGCATGCTGCCGTCGACCACGATCGGGTTCTTCGCCGAGCGCTGGACCCGCAACTTCCTCGACTGCGTCGCGGACCTGCTGCCGGAGGCGAAGGTCGACCGCGAGTCCGGTGTGGTGCACTGGCGCGGCCGTCGTTGCCGCGTGCGCACGATGCCGTTGGGCTACAGCCCGTTGACGCTGCACGGCCGCAACCCCCGGCTACCGGAGGGGGTTGCGGAGTGGGCGGGCGACGGCAAGCTCGTCGTCCACAGTGGACGGACCGACCCGATGAAGAACGCCGAGCGCGCCGTGCGGGCGTTCGTGCTGGCGGTGAAGTCCGACGAGCGGCTGCGCGGCGTGAAGATGCTGGTGCGGATGAACCCCAACCGGCTCTACGTCGAGGCCAACGCGGAGTACGTGCGCCGCGTCGAGGCCGCGGTGGCCGAGGCCAACGCCGAGCTGGGCTCGGACACCGTGCGCTCGCACTGCGACAACGAGGTCGACCACAGCGTCGCCTGTTTCCAGCGCGCCGACCTGCTCATGTTCAACTCCACAGTGGACGGACAGAACCTGAGCACGTTCGAGGCGCCGCTGGTCAACACGCGCAACGCGCCGGTGATCCTCTCGGAGATGTGCGGGGCCGCCGAGGTGCTCGCTCCGGTGTGCCACACGGTCAACCCGTTCGACCTCGTCGAGCAGGCACAGGCCATTGTGGACGGTCTGACCGCGCCGGAGGAGGAGCGGGAGACGGCCGCCAAGCGCCGCCGCGAGGTGGCCGAGCCATGGACCCTGGAAGCCTGGGTGCGCATGCAGCTGGACGGTCTGACAGCGGATCACGAGGCCCGCGATGAGTGACCCGCACCAGGTGGCCCAGTACGCGATCGGTGACGCCAAGCTCGTCCGCGGCGAGGGCGTGCGGTCGTGGGACAGCGACGGCCGCGAGTACCTGGACTGCGTGTCCGGCACGTTCAACCTGATCCTGGGGCACAATCACCCCGAGGTCATGGCGGCGGTGCGGGAGCAGACGGAGAGCCTGGTCTTCGCCAGCTCCTCGTTCCAGACCGAGCCGACGAACGTGGTCATGCAGGAGCTGGTCAAGATCAGCCCGGCG
The window above is part of the Allokutzneria albata genome. Proteins encoded here:
- a CDS encoding SDR family oxidoreductase, with product MGRVLIIGAGYLAGHVGQRLRALGHTAVLSSRRRPATPEARDLGWLPVDVSAPETIRAALAEAKPDSVVTVHGPSDITWCEANPAEAMVAHQGGALHLAEALGGRRALMISTDNVFPGRKDSCAESEPTEPANVYGRVKLAAEDTLLATGNAVALRVSLVYGWDRAGLRPNFFTTCAQKLGAGQPVAVPGDHWNSPVLVDDVAAWTAALLHSEQTGVVHLGGPRRLTRVEWARHIATGYGVDPDLVSAAPQSSTAYACRPRNACLHSERAEGIAELKGLEPVDVFEASSKLIAIGEESQ
- a CDS encoding trehalose-6-phosphate synthase, whose amino-acid sequence is MTHLFLASKRAAVTYAPDPETGELRPWLAPGGTGNVVAEQAGVLNVSWIASADTDDDRRAAQENPDGLVLSLHSGREINVRLIQHDRTTFDVVQNFLTAELLWAANNYGWDRWTTPTFGAETYEAMRRFGEFTDDFADAMLKSSSGVDDPVYLVHDYQLVGVPAKLRAQRPDAPILLFVHIPWPSPDYWRILPKEVRVGLLEGMLPSTTIGFFAERWTRNFLDCVADLLPEAKVDRESGVVHWRGRRCRVRTMPLGYSPLTLHGRNPRLPEGVAEWAGDGKLVVHSGRTDPMKNAERAVRAFVLAVKSDERLRGVKMLVRMNPNRLYVEANAEYVRRVEAAVAEANAELGSDTVRSHCDNEVDHSVACFQRADLLMFNSTVDGQNLSTFEAPLVNTRNAPVILSEMCGAAEVLAPVCHTVNPFDLVEQAQAIVDGLTAPEEERETAAKRRREVAEPWTLEAWVRMQLDGLTADHEARDE
- a CDS encoding BadF/BadG/BcrA/BcrD ATPase family protein, which translates into the protein MTHWAIDAGGSSTTALLENGTRWRRGSVNPASVGARAADDDLRDLFRAICLASGDRMTTGWLATATVDANAPGRELDRLTGLAREAGLTGTVVISRDIVPLLVAPPLNGRGVAVVCGTGSGFIAGDGEGEPVSVGGCEYLGSDEGSAFAIGLSGLRAGVRGTDGRGPATALSAALAELRGGSVQDLARSLAAEAFPKSTVAALSSVVCRCWLDGDAVAGEVVTEALTDMVDGVRAARDRAGLTGSWSVTLTGGVFQGCPEYAKELSARLVGDLGAEEPTLVSDPTAMVLASLRSCGTTLPRSLDGWAWTRSLGGNG
- a CDS encoding sugar phosphate nucleotidyltransferase, which gives rise to MSLEGVRAGLLAGGLGERMGPLTARVCKPLVPYAASCRLVDFSMINSVRSGMPEVVLLSLHREADLVRHLLRHWDSSPTRVHFGPHDSLVRTTDFDLLPERPAERGTADALLSNAEYLFAPGASDVLVQHADHVYLFDYAPMVAAHRASGAHCTIGVQRIELKYVKLFGMVDVDSDLRVRALVEKPQNPTSDLIFTAFCLFRIDALQEVLDTLVARGEDGWQHDISRDVLPEMIRQGRPVSAFPIEDYWADIGTVDRYHSEQLKLLSGAMDPALLPRTLSPSAPTLLSDVDTLSGAPVPPGAVVESSVLHPGCVIEPGAKVLRSVVLPGAVVPSGVTVRDTIVLADERLRSDRDGLAF
- a CDS encoding MFS transporter → MRQPKFRVRERASAQNGVLGLLAVAASWGLFWGGWAALIPEIKSDLALTDQQLGLALFAVPVAAVPSMVLTGRLAQRLAQHTLPVVTGVFALGVLLVGLSGTHLAFTASLLLVGAASGAIEVALNATMAAREARDGERLFNKVHAATPLAMVVAAPCVGLARQLGASALAVLVVIAVLVGLSAVMAIDPAGWSEKSGSTAAQAAPRQFYSPLLLVGAVAATVLLMENAVEQWGAIHLETELAAGPLLASFGPAAYMAGLSAGRLLAQWQGAALGDRTLVISGGALGLAGLVVGAAAWSPTTTLIGFAVAGVGLAPVVPTLMGAVGRAVAHDQRSKAISLVTTIGYAGFLSSPPLVGTLAGWLGLPAVLTIVALFGLVVMAGAAALRLLPTPARAA
- a CDS encoding sugar phosphate isomerase/epimerase family protein, whose protein sequence is MAHGPIRLGLCLAAFAPAGLGGALRSAGQAGVDVVDLPADSTFELVDPQRLDDPAHHAELRAALDSAHIRVGCVSNSRDTQLVLGPHGPHTDPVLAGTAEEKREYGMRAALGTVRLAAGLGAPLVRLMLGVPDLGRWLSWWGSDVSWSDNVEAWCSAAKPALELATELGVRVVVEPHPKQVAYDPASARALLTAAEGVGLCVDPANLAAVGHDPVNAVRGWGADLAAVHAKDLQIWREPSEPRGAGWSRYGPGPAIRFRALGSGSLPWAEIVAALLDEDYRGVIYVEHEDALLPTDQGATNSLAVLRRLLPSAGAQGRTW